From Rhodococcus antarcticus, the proteins below share one genomic window:
- a CDS encoding O-succinylhomoserine sulfhydrylase gives MSEPRRLRPDTLAVRGGLSRSGFQETSEALYLTSGFVYDTAADAEAAFVGGAGGGVDRFVYSRYGNPTVATFEERLRLLEGTEDCFATASGMAAVWVSLAALLGAGDRVVAARSLFGSCSVVLSEILPKFGVTTDLVDGADLQQWEAALSTPARAVFFETPSNPMQEIVDVAAVVELAHAAGAKVVVDNVFATPVLQRAGDLGADVVVYSATKHIDGQGRVLGGAVLGSREYVRGPVENLMRHTGPAMAPFNAWVLTKGLETMAMRVRHATASALALATWLEQQPGVRWVRYPFLDSHPQAGLARRQMTGGGTVLTFELDGGKDRAFAVLDALQVVDISNNLGDSKSLVTHPATTTHRRLGVEGRARVGITDGVVRLSVGLEDVADLQEDLEHALRRR, from the coding sequence ATGAGCGAGCCCCGCCGGCTGCGGCCCGACACCCTCGCCGTCCGCGGAGGCCTGTCCCGCTCCGGGTTCCAGGAGACGTCCGAGGCGCTGTACCTCACGTCCGGGTTCGTCTACGACACCGCGGCCGACGCCGAAGCGGCCTTCGTCGGTGGTGCGGGTGGTGGTGTGGACCGGTTCGTGTACTCCCGCTACGGCAACCCCACGGTCGCCACCTTCGAGGAGCGGCTCCGGCTCCTCGAAGGCACCGAGGACTGCTTCGCGACGGCCAGCGGCATGGCCGCGGTGTGGGTGAGCCTGGCCGCGCTGCTCGGTGCGGGGGACCGGGTGGTGGCCGCGCGCAGCCTGTTCGGCTCGTGCTCGGTGGTCCTGTCCGAGATCCTGCCGAAGTTCGGGGTGACCACCGACCTCGTGGACGGCGCGGACCTGCAGCAGTGGGAGGCGGCCCTGTCCACTCCGGCGCGGGCCGTGTTCTTCGAGACCCCGTCGAACCCGATGCAGGAGATCGTGGACGTCGCCGCGGTCGTCGAGCTGGCCCACGCCGCCGGCGCGAAGGTCGTGGTGGACAACGTGTTCGCCACCCCTGTTCTGCAACGGGCGGGTGACCTGGGCGCAGACGTCGTGGTCTACTCCGCCACCAAGCACATCGACGGGCAGGGGCGCGTCCTCGGTGGTGCGGTGCTGGGCAGCCGGGAGTACGTCCGCGGCCCGGTGGAGAACCTCATGCGTCACACCGGGCCCGCCATGGCCCCGTTCAACGCCTGGGTGCTCACCAAGGGCCTGGAGACGATGGCCATGCGGGTGCGCCACGCGACGGCCTCGGCGCTGGCGCTGGCCACCTGGCTGGAGCAGCAGCCCGGTGTGCGGTGGGTGCGGTACCCGTTCCTGGACTCCCACCCGCAGGCCGGGCTGGCCCGTCGGCAGATGACCGGCGGCGGCACGGTGCTGACGTTCGAGCTCGACGGCGGCAAGGACCGCGCCTTCGCGGTGCTCGACGCCCTGCAGGTCGTGGACATCTCCAACAACCTCGGCGACTCCAAGTCCCTCGTCACGCACCCCGCGACGACCACGCACCGCCGGCTCGGCGTCGAGGGGCGGGCCCGGGTGGGGATCACCGACGGGGTGGTGCGGCTGTCGGTGGGCCTGGAGGACGTGGCCGACCTGCAGGAGGACCTCGAGCACGCCCTGCGTCGGCGCTGA
- a CDS encoding LysR family transcriptional regulator translates to MPLGPRVPELGALELLLAIARTGSLNAAAREVGVTQQGASSRLSAMEAQTGVQLVLRTARGSSLTPAGVVVAEWAARLVDVAEQLDAGLAALRDDRRSRVRVSASLTVAEHLLPGWLVSLQTEGRRRGTPIAEVVLTATNSEHVLAQVLAGAADLGFVEAPGSLRGVRSRVVGHDELVVVVRVDHPWVRRRRPVSAVELSTTGLVSREEGSGTREALSRALTATLGTGTVQVLPALVLSTTSAVRSAVQAGAGPAVLSELSVADDLASGRLARVTVADLDLRRQLRAVWVGPPQPPAGAVRDLVTHVVSQKPKAYNRRL, encoded by the coding sequence GTGCCTCTCGGTCCGCGGGTTCCCGAGCTGGGGGCGCTCGAGCTGCTCCTGGCCATCGCCCGGACGGGCAGCCTGAACGCGGCCGCCCGGGAGGTGGGGGTCACCCAGCAGGGTGCCTCCTCGCGGTTGTCGGCCATGGAGGCACAGACCGGCGTCCAGCTGGTGCTCAGGACCGCCCGCGGGTCGTCGCTGACTCCCGCCGGAGTCGTGGTGGCGGAGTGGGCGGCCCGGCTGGTGGACGTCGCCGAGCAGCTCGACGCGGGCCTGGCCGCCCTGCGTGACGACCGTCGCAGCCGGGTGCGGGTCAGCGCGAGCCTCACCGTCGCCGAGCACCTGCTACCCGGGTGGCTGGTCTCGCTGCAGACCGAGGGCCGCCGCCGCGGAACCCCGATCGCAGAGGTGGTGCTCACCGCGACCAACAGCGAGCACGTCCTGGCGCAGGTGCTCGCCGGTGCGGCGGACCTGGGCTTCGTCGAGGCCCCGGGGTCGCTGCGCGGGGTCCGCTCCCGGGTCGTGGGGCACGACGAGCTGGTCGTGGTCGTCCGGGTCGACCACCCGTGGGTGCGGCGGCGGCGCCCCGTGAGCGCCGTGGAGCTGAGCACCACGGGGCTGGTCAGCCGCGAGGAGGGCTCAGGCACCCGGGAGGCACTCAGCCGGGCGCTCACGGCAACGCTGGGGACCGGCACGGTGCAGGTGCTCCCCGCACTGGTGCTGTCCACCACGTCCGCCGTGCGCAGTGCCGTGCAGGCCGGTGCCGGACCTGCGGTGCTCAGCGAGCTCTCCGTCGCCGACGACCTCGCCAGCGGTCGGCTCGCTCGCGTCACCGTCGCCGACCTGGACCTGCGCCGGCAGCTGCGGGCGGTCTGGGTCGGCCCCCCCCAGCCGCCGGCCGGGGCGGTCCGGGACCTCGTCACCCACGTCGTGAGCCAGAAGCCGAAGGCATACAACCGAAGGTTGTAA
- a CDS encoding SCO6745 family protein, translating into MDPKDAAKLQRSIDVVHSMTYFVPETEEHLVAAGLRPGRMCYFAGRAAPMGAVGPGVVAATFYNFNPELVARHLPRAWTLATPEAVVAARFRSVDAALRRVLGEETATGPEIAEAAALARTASEACTPEGRALYAGHADLGWPGEPLLDLWHATSLLREHRGDAHVAALLGAGLSGLEALVTHTATGRGFTPQAAQLTRGWTEQQWAAAEDGLRERGLLDAEGGLTEEGTAQRAAVEDVTSRASTAPWEHLGTVGGTRLAAIGTALTRTIQAAGVFPAGTFSATAGRTTA; encoded by the coding sequence ATGGACCCCAAGGACGCGGCCAAGCTCCAGCGCTCGATCGACGTCGTGCACTCGATGACGTACTTCGTGCCCGAGACCGAGGAGCACCTCGTCGCGGCCGGGCTCCGCCCCGGTCGCATGTGCTACTTCGCGGGGCGGGCGGCGCCCATGGGGGCGGTGGGCCCGGGCGTGGTCGCGGCCACCTTCTACAACTTCAACCCCGAGCTCGTGGCCCGGCACCTGCCGCGGGCGTGGACCCTCGCCACGCCGGAGGCCGTCGTCGCGGCCCGCTTCCGCTCCGTCGATGCTGCGCTGCGCAGGGTGCTGGGCGAGGAGACGGCCACCGGGCCGGAGATCGCCGAGGCCGCCGCGCTGGCCCGCACCGCGTCGGAGGCCTGCACCCCGGAGGGACGTGCGCTCTACGCGGGCCACGCGGACCTCGGCTGGCCCGGTGAGCCGCTGCTGGACCTCTGGCACGCCACCTCCTTGCTGCGCGAGCACCGCGGTGACGCCCACGTGGCCGCGCTGCTCGGGGCCGGGCTCAGCGGGCTGGAGGCACTGGTCACGCACACGGCGACCGGGCGTGGGTTCACCCCCCAGGCCGCCCAGCTCACCCGTGGCTGGACCGAGCAGCAGTGGGCGGCCGCCGAGGACGGGCTCCGCGAGCGTGGTCTGCTGGACGCCGAGGGAGGTCTCACCGAGGAGGGCACCGCCCAGCGAGCGGCCGTCGAGGACGTGACCAGCCGGGCCTCCACCGCACCCTGGGAGCACCTCGGCACCGTGGGCGGCACCCGGCTGGCCGCGATCGGCACCGCCCTGACGCGCACGATCCAGGCGGCCGGGGTGTTCCCGGCCGGTACGTTCTCCGCGACGGCGGGCCGCACCACGGCCTGA
- a CDS encoding DUF5313 family protein — protein sequence MPVELREWVRHDLTGPRAGIRHVLRGELVYSPVFVALVLFPGPLWLRGLMVLMALLLPC from the coding sequence ATGCCCGTCGAGCTGCGCGAGTGGGTGCGCCACGACCTCACCGGACCCCGAGCAGGGATCCGGCACGTCCTGCGGGGCGAGCTCGTGTACAGCCCGGTCTTCGTGGCTCTCGTCCTGTTCCCCGGACCGCTGTGGCTGCGTGGGCTCATGGTCCTCATGGCCCTGCTGCTGCCCTGCTAG
- a CDS encoding YihY/virulence factor BrkB family protein: MNDDASAPTLPTDPGSPRRGPLRLLGRTNSKAWGDSIFGMAAQAAFWATLSLPPLLLGLLGSIGYVGAWFGPDTPAVVESKILSFCRTVFSPSVVDEIIAPTVSDVLQEGRGEIVSVGFLLSLWAGSSAISSFVDSIVKAHGQENLRHPVWQRIFALLLYAVALVLAVFTLPLVAIGPGLLTRLFPVSWQGTADTLVHAFYYPGTGVLLLVGLTCLYKLALPRPLPWHRLAGGAVLAGVFFVAASALLRVYLTWVTSTGYSYGALAAPIAYLLFTFFLGFAIVLGAELNATVQEMWPARATRLEILRERVVEESSGTVPLVARTGPMTGPLSTRVVRLGAKVPALRTPSANGGPSPAAPQSPPGRSPS; encoded by the coding sequence ATGAACGACGACGCCAGCGCCCCGACGCTCCCCACCGACCCCGGGAGCCCCCGTCGCGGGCCGCTGCGCCTGCTCGGGCGCACGAACAGCAAGGCGTGGGGCGACTCCATCTTCGGCATGGCCGCCCAGGCCGCCTTCTGGGCCACGCTGTCGCTCCCACCGCTGCTGCTGGGCCTGCTCGGCAGCATCGGCTACGTCGGGGCGTGGTTCGGCCCCGACACCCCGGCCGTGGTCGAGTCGAAGATCCTCTCGTTCTGCCGCACCGTGTTCAGCCCGTCGGTGGTCGACGAGATCATCGCGCCGACGGTGAGCGACGTGCTGCAGGAGGGGCGCGGGGAGATCGTCTCGGTGGGTTTCCTGCTGTCGCTGTGGGCGGGCTCCTCGGCGATCAGCTCGTTCGTCGACTCCATCGTCAAGGCGCACGGCCAGGAGAACCTCCGTCACCCGGTGTGGCAGCGGATCTTCGCCCTGCTGCTCTACGCGGTGGCCCTCGTGCTCGCCGTGTTCACCCTGCCCCTGGTGGCCATCGGTCCCGGGCTGCTCACCAGGCTGTTCCCGGTGTCGTGGCAGGGCACCGCCGACACGCTCGTGCACGCCTTCTACTACCCCGGTACCGGAGTTCTCCTGCTGGTCGGGCTGACGTGCCTGTACAAGCTCGCCCTGCCGCGGCCGCTCCCGTGGCACCGGCTGGCCGGCGGGGCGGTGCTGGCGGGGGTGTTCTTCGTGGCCGCGAGCGCCCTGCTGCGGGTCTACCTCACCTGGGTGACGAGCACCGGGTACTCCTACGGCGCGCTGGCCGCCCCCATCGCCTACCTGCTGTTCACGTTCTTCCTGGGCTTCGCGATCGTCCTCGGCGCCGAGCTGAACGCCACCGTCCAGGAGATGTGGCCGGCGCGGGCGACCCGCCTGGAGATCCTCCGTGAACGGGTCGTCGAGGAGTCGAGCGGGACCGTGCCCCTGGTGGCCCGGACGGGTCCGATGACCGGACCGCTCAGCACGCGGGTGGTGCGGCTGGGCGCCAAGGTGCCCGCGCTGCGCACCCCGTCGGCGAACGGCGGTCCGTCTCCCGCTGCGCCTCAGTCGCCGCCGGGGCGCAGTCCCTCGTAG
- a CDS encoding uracil-DNA glycosylase: protein MRTPPVEAATWQDKRARLDVAHVAPLNALVRAWRSEDPARQVPWFDPDDGGTGARVLVLMEAPGPGTVRPGGSGFCSEDNPDGTARTFASLRAGAGLERRDYVRWNIVPWAVHDATGSWSAPAATDLEDARPALSSLLHALGDLELVVVLGQRALAGWTRHATLGRPAHVLPLLAAPHPSQRNTRARQEALLRIGNALACGAAIARR, encoded by the coding sequence GTGAGGACCCCCCCGGTGGAGGCGGCGACGTGGCAGGACAAGCGTGCCCGCCTCGACGTCGCCCACGTGGCCCCCCTCAACGCCCTGGTGCGGGCCTGGCGGAGCGAGGACCCGGCGCGGCAGGTGCCGTGGTTCGACCCCGACGACGGGGGGACGGGCGCCCGGGTGCTGGTGCTCATGGAGGCGCCGGGACCGGGCACCGTGCGCCCTGGTGGCTCCGGGTTCTGCTCCGAGGACAACCCTGACGGCACGGCGCGAACGTTCGCCTCCCTGCGGGCCGGAGCCGGGTTGGAGAGGCGGGACTACGTGCGCTGGAACATCGTGCCGTGGGCGGTGCACGACGCGACCGGCTCGTGGTCCGCACCCGCCGCGACCGACCTGGAGGACGCCCGCCCCGCCCTGTCGTCCCTGCTCCACGCGCTGGGAGACCTGGAGCTGGTGGTGGTCCTGGGGCAGCGTGCCCTCGCCGGCTGGACCCGGCACGCCACCCTCGGCCGCCCCGCCCACGTGCTGCCCCTGCTCGCCGCACCGCACCCCTCCCAGCGCAACACCCGTGCGCGGCAGGAAGCTCTGCTGCGGATCGGCAACGCGCTCGCGTGCGGTGCGGCGATCGCGCGGCGCTAG
- a CDS encoding EamA family transporter — MAGGGGVLERLPPPVLFALGGTSLYLGAAIGVGLFDVVDPAGVAWLRTLGAAVVLLAWRRPGAAAFRGRRLLLAAVFGVVTAGMNVAFYEAIDRIPLGTAVAVEFLGPVAVAAVGSRSRRDVGALALVVAGVLLIADVQLGASPAGLAFVLAAAALWAGYIVLGKRVSDGGSGLDDLGVGLAVATVVLAPLVLTTGAVWGSPRLLVLGIGVGVLSSVVPYALDQVVLRRVGRARFALLLALLPATAVIVGLVVLRQVPSLPEVVGIVLVVAAIALTGRSVPAVTPV; from the coding sequence GTGGCGGGCGGCGGCGGGGTGCTGGAACGGCTGCCACCCCCCGTGCTGTTCGCTCTCGGCGGAACCTCGCTCTACCTGGGCGCCGCGATCGGGGTGGGGCTGTTCGACGTCGTCGATCCCGCCGGCGTGGCCTGGTTGCGCACGCTGGGTGCGGCGGTGGTGCTGCTGGCCTGGCGCCGCCCGGGGGCCGCGGCGTTCCGGGGGCGCCGGTTGCTGCTCGCCGCGGTGTTCGGCGTGGTGACCGCGGGCATGAACGTCGCCTTCTACGAGGCCATCGACCGCATCCCGCTCGGCACCGCGGTCGCCGTGGAGTTCCTCGGCCCGGTGGCCGTGGCCGCGGTGGGCTCGCGCAGCCGGCGGGACGTCGGGGCCCTGGCGCTGGTGGTCGCCGGCGTGCTGCTCATCGCGGACGTCCAGCTCGGGGCCAGCCCGGCCGGACTGGCCTTCGTGCTGGCTGCTGCCGCGCTGTGGGCCGGCTACATCGTGCTGGGCAAGCGGGTGTCCGACGGCGGGTCGGGGCTCGACGACCTGGGCGTCGGCCTGGCCGTCGCGACCGTGGTGCTCGCCCCGCTGGTGCTCACCACGGGCGCGGTGTGGGGCTCGCCCCGTCTGCTGGTGCTCGGGATCGGGGTGGGTGTGCTGTCGTCGGTGGTGCCCTACGCACTGGACCAGGTGGTGCTGCGCCGGGTGGGTCGGGCCCGGTTCGCGCTGCTGCTGGCCCTGCTGCCCGCGACCGCGGTGATCGTGGGGCTGGTGGTGCTGCGGCAGGTGCCGTCGCTGCCGGAGGTGGTCGGGATCGTGCTGGTGGTGGCGGCGATCGCGCTGACCGGGCGCAGCGTCCCCGCCGTGACGCCGGTCTAG
- a CDS encoding DUF3099 domain-containing protein, with amino-acid sequence MAVDGTTRKSPYHDAPKAPRRRFVAEGPKFSDRRSAQHDAPVLITEAQASYDEQHRARVKKYSILMAFRIPALVIAAVVYSATGTWWIPLLIVAASIPLPWMAVLIANDRPPRTAEEVNRYHYADQPERTAIAPSQKNVIEG; translated from the coding sequence ATGGCGGTTGACGGCACCACGCGCAAGAGCCCGTACCACGACGCGCCCAAGGCTCCACGGCGACGGTTCGTGGCCGAGGGGCCCAAGTTCAGCGACCGCAGGTCCGCCCAGCACGACGCGCCCGTCCTCATCACCGAGGCGCAGGCCTCCTACGACGAGCAGCACCGCGCCCGGGTGAAGAAGTACTCGATCCTGATGGCCTTCCGCATCCCGGCGCTGGTCATCGCTGCTGTCGTGTACAGCGCCACCGGCACGTGGTGGATCCCGCTGCTCATCGTCGCGGCGTCGATCCCGCTGCCGTGGATGGCCGTGCTCATCGCCAACGACCGCCCGCCGCGCACCGCGGAGGAGGTCAACCGCTACCACTACGCGGACCAGCCCGAGCGCACGGCGATCGCCCCGTCGCAGAAGAACGTCATCGAGGGCTGA
- a CDS encoding DEAD/DEAH box helicase — protein MTEELGDVVAAQPAAAPLRAWQRRALTRYLATRPQDFLAVATPGAGKTTFGLRVAAELLRDRTVDQLTVVAPTEHLKHQWAAAAAAVGIALDSRFSNSTGQTSKDYVGVVVTYAQVASHPARHRARTDARRTLVILDEIHHGGDAKSWGDAIREAFEPATRRLALTGTPFRSDDSPIPFVTYEPGSDGFARSKPDHSYGYADALADGVVRPVVFLAYSGEARWRDSAGEEFTARLGEPLTAEQTGRAWRTALDPNGDWVPAVLHAADTRLTQLRAGGVPDAGGLVIATDQTTARAYAELLEAITGRPPVLVLSDDPGSSVNIEAFRTSSDRWMVAVRMVSEGVDVPRLAVGVYATSASTPLYFAQAIGRFVRSRRPGETASVFLPSVPVLLDLASQLEAQRDHVLGKPHREAQDFAELLMAGANKQEDEPGEEEKAFTSLGADAELDHLIYDGATYGTAAFSGTAEEEDYLGLPGLLDAEQMRALLRRRQSEQLDGPGEAVADAPAAPRSEQAGVSAGLAALRRELNTLVAMRHHRTGQAHGIIHGELRRTCGGPPTPMATADQLTDRIATLRAW, from the coding sequence GTGACCGAGGAGCTGGGCGACGTGGTCGCGGCCCAGCCCGCCGCGGCTCCGCTGCGGGCGTGGCAGCGCCGGGCGCTGACCCGCTACCTGGCGACCCGGCCGCAGGACTTCCTGGCCGTGGCCACGCCGGGGGCGGGCAAGACCACGTTCGGGCTCCGGGTGGCGGCGGAGCTGCTGCGCGACCGGACGGTCGACCAGCTCACGGTGGTGGCCCCCACCGAGCACCTGAAGCACCAGTGGGCGGCCGCCGCGGCCGCCGTGGGCATCGCCCTGGACTCCCGGTTCAGCAACTCCACCGGGCAGACGTCCAAGGACTACGTCGGGGTGGTCGTCACCTACGCCCAGGTGGCGTCCCACCCGGCGCGGCACCGGGCCCGCACCGACGCCCGCCGGACCCTGGTCATCCTCGACGAGATCCACCACGGCGGTGACGCCAAGAGCTGGGGCGACGCGATCCGGGAGGCCTTCGAGCCCGCCACGCGACGCCTGGCGCTGACCGGCACACCCTTCCGCTCCGACGACAGCCCCATCCCCTTCGTCACCTACGAGCCCGGCTCCGACGGCTTCGCCCGGTCGAAGCCGGACCACTCCTACGGCTACGCCGACGCGCTGGCCGACGGCGTGGTGAGGCCCGTGGTGTTCCTGGCCTACTCCGGTGAGGCCCGCTGGCGCGACAGCGCGGGGGAGGAGTTCACCGCCCGCCTCGGCGAACCGTTGACGGCCGAGCAGACCGGTCGTGCCTGGCGCACGGCCCTGGACCCGAACGGGGACTGGGTGCCCGCGGTCCTGCACGCGGCCGACACGCGGTTGACCCAGCTGCGCGCGGGCGGGGTGCCCGATGCCGGCGGGCTCGTCATCGCCACCGACCAGACCACCGCGCGCGCGTACGCCGAGCTGCTGGAGGCCATCACCGGCCGACCCCCGGTGCTCGTGCTCTCCGACGATCCCGGCTCGTCGGTGAACATCGAGGCGTTCCGCACGAGCTCGGACCGCTGGATGGTCGCGGTGCGGATGGTGAGCGAGGGCGTGGACGTGCCCCGGCTGGCCGTCGGCGTGTACGCGACGAGCGCGTCGACGCCGCTGTACTTCGCCCAGGCCATCGGCCGCTTCGTGCGCTCGCGTCGCCCGGGCGAGACGGCCAGCGTGTTCCTGCCGTCGGTGCCCGTGCTGCTGGACCTCGCGAGCCAGCTCGAGGCCCAGCGCGACCACGTGCTGGGCAAGCCGCACCGCGAGGCCCAGGACTTCGCCGAGCTGCTCATGGCCGGTGCGAACAAGCAGGAGGACGAGCCGGGGGAGGAGGAGAAGGCCTTCACCTCGCTGGGGGCCGACGCCGAGCTCGACCACCTCATCTACGACGGCGCGACCTACGGCACGGCCGCGTTCTCCGGCACCGCCGAGGAGGAGGACTACCTCGGCCTGCCGGGGCTGCTGGATGCCGAGCAGATGCGCGCGCTGCTGCGCAGGCGCCAGTCCGAGCAGCTCGACGGTCCGGGCGAGGCGGTGGCCGACGCGCCGGCCGCCCCGCGCTCCGAGCAGGCCGGCGTCTCGGCCGGCCTCGCCGCCCTGCGGCGCGAGCTCAACACGCTCGTGGCCATGCGGCACCACCGCACCGGGCAGGCGCACGGGATCATCCACGGCGAGCTGCGCCGCACGTGCGGAGGACCGCCCACGCCGATGGCCACCGCCGACCAGCTCACGGATCGGATCGCGACGCTGCGCGCCTGGTGA
- a CDS encoding rhodanese-like domain-containing protein has product MSGDYAGDLTPQQAWDLVHDTDAVLVDVRTEAEWRFVGVPALERLGRVEWVDTAGQRNAGFVEQVRRLAGQRAVVLLCRSGQRSVAAAEALTAAGAGPAWNVLDGFEGGLDEHGHRGAAGWRAVGLPWTQG; this is encoded by the coding sequence ATGAGCGGGGACTACGCAGGAGACCTCACGCCGCAGCAGGCCTGGGACCTGGTGCACGACACCGACGCGGTGCTCGTCGACGTCCGCACCGAGGCCGAGTGGCGCTTCGTCGGCGTGCCTGCGCTGGAGCGGCTCGGCCGGGTGGAGTGGGTCGACACGGCGGGGCAGCGCAACGCCGGCTTCGTCGAGCAGGTCCGCCGGCTCGCCGGGCAGCGCGCCGTGGTGCTGCTGTGCCGGTCGGGGCAGCGCTCGGTCGCGGCCGCGGAGGCCCTGACGGCGGCGGGGGCCGGGCCGGCGTGGAACGTGCTCGACGGCTTCGAGGGTGGTCTCGACGAGCACGGGCACCGGGGTGCGGCCGGTTGGCGGGCCGTGGGCCTGCCGTGGACCCAGGGATGA
- a CDS encoding TDT family transporter, translating into MPAQRLLGRLEHPGQVLENITPNWFASVMGTGIVANAAATLPWQPPGLHTFAIGVWILASVALVALSTAFSLHWTRHRGTARAHAAHPVMSQFYGAPPMAMLTVGAGTLLVGKDLIGTGPALAVDTVLWTAGTLTGLATSLWVPYRMITTHPKETATALPAWLMPIVPPMVSATTGALLLPHVPAGQARLTLLLACYAMFGLSLVIGMITMTLIYSRLVHGGMPAVNAGPTVWITLGMIGQSITAVNVLGAQGGLVFTGDQASLATGLHVFGLVYGVSMGGFGVLFFSLATLLTVHAARSGLGFSLTWWSFTFPVGTCVTGATALGTTAGSTVVHGLAIFLYVVLLGAWATVATHTLRGSLTGRIFLPA; encoded by the coding sequence GTGCCGGCGCAACGACTCCTGGGGCGCCTGGAGCACCCCGGCCAGGTCCTGGAGAACATCACCCCCAACTGGTTCGCCTCCGTCATGGGCACCGGCATCGTGGCCAACGCCGCCGCCACCCTGCCCTGGCAGCCCCCCGGCCTGCACACCTTCGCCATCGGGGTGTGGATCCTCGCCTCGGTCGCCCTGGTGGCGCTGTCGACCGCGTTCAGCCTGCACTGGACCCGGCACCGCGGCACCGCCCGCGCCCACGCGGCCCACCCCGTGATGAGCCAGTTCTACGGGGCACCCCCCATGGCCATGCTCACCGTCGGAGCGGGCACCCTGCTGGTCGGCAAGGACCTCATCGGTACCGGACCCGCACTGGCCGTCGACACCGTGCTCTGGACCGCCGGCACCCTCACCGGCCTCGCCACCAGCCTGTGGGTGCCCTACCGGATGATCACCACCCATCCCAAGGAGACCGCGACCGCCCTGCCCGCCTGGCTCATGCCCATCGTTCCCCCCATGGTCTCCGCCACCACCGGGGCCCTGCTGCTGCCCCACGTCCCCGCCGGCCAGGCCCGGCTGACCCTGCTGCTGGCCTGCTACGCGATGTTCGGGCTCAGCCTCGTCATCGGCATGATCACCATGACCCTCATCTACTCCCGTCTCGTCCACGGCGGCATGCCCGCGGTCAACGCCGGCCCCACCGTGTGGATCACCCTCGGCATGATCGGTCAGTCCATCACCGCCGTGAACGTCCTCGGCGCCCAGGGCGGGCTCGTCTTCACCGGCGACCAGGCCTCCCTCGCCACCGGGCTGCACGTGTTCGGGCTCGTCTACGGGGTGTCCATGGGCGGGTTCGGGGTGCTGTTCTTCAGCCTGGCGACCCTGCTCACCGTGCACGCCGCCCGCTCCGGGCTCGGCTTCAGCCTCACCTGGTGGAGCTTCACCTTCCCCGTCGGCACCTGCGTCACCGGCGCCACCGCACTCGGCACCACCGCCGGCTCCACCGTCGTCCACGGGCTGGCGATCTTCCTCTACGTGGTGCTCCTCGGGGCCTGGGCCACCGTCGCCACCCACACCCTCCGCGGCAGCCTCACCGGGCGGATCTTCCTGCCCGCCTGA
- a CDS encoding DUF7455 domain-containing protein translates to MTGTLTIPEITAADRCDRCGAAARVRVLLPSGGELLFCAHHGHEHEARLRDLDATIVEGAPVG, encoded by the coding sequence ATGACCGGGACACTCACCATCCCCGAGATCACCGCCGCCGACCGCTGCGACCGCTGCGGTGCGGCCGCCCGCGTGCGCGTGCTGCTGCCCTCGGGCGGCGAGCTGCTGTTCTGCGCGCACCACGGGCACGAGCACGAAGCACGCCTCCGGGACCTCGACGCCACGATCGTGGAGGGTGCGCCGGTCGGCTGA
- a CDS encoding DUF3039 domain-containing protein: MSTQTIEKPDTDERTSTRDDTPKVFHYVKKNKIAESAVMGTHVVALCGEVFPVTKSAKPGSPVCPDCKKIYEGLRPGGD, encoded by the coding sequence GTGAGCACGCAGACGATCGAGAAGCCGGACACCGACGAGCGGACCTCCACGAGAGACGACACCCCGAAGGTCTTCCACTACGTCAAGAAGAACAAGATCGCCGAGAGCGCCGTGATGGGAACGCACGTGGTGGCCCTGTGCGGCGAGGTGTTCCCGGTGACGAAGTCGGCCAAGCCGGGCTCCCCGGTGTGCCCGGACTGCAAGAAGATCTACGAGGGACTGCGCCCCGGCGGCGACTGA